Part of the Vigna angularis cultivar LongXiaoDou No.4 chromosome 1, ASM1680809v1, whole genome shotgun sequence genome, CATCTACATGattattaagtaaaatttaGATATGATATACTTGAGTCCCgatcttttattaatatttctttttttgtgtttttcacTGTTACACGTTAAAAATACATtgatattagtattattaaaattatttttaatgtattttaaaacatGTGCATTTTGAAGACAGAAAAAACAACACAGGAAAATCTAGTAGAGAATCTAAATTCGTCATATTCATAGTAGTTTTAATACTTAATACTTACGCTCTACTCAAGTTAATCATTATCTAGGTAACTAATATTTACATCATTCATATCTCGATTTTGAATAATCAATTACCACAAAAGCTATTTTGCCATagaataaagataaaagtacaatataataatacaactatttatatatgttaatagTATTCAAATGTACTTTAACatcattaaaaatatcatataaaaagaaaatatcaattgaaaaTACATATTTGAGTGACATTATTTAGTTAAGAGTCAAAATCAATATGCTTTTGTCCTTACTCAAATGATGTGGTGAGACTTATTGGTTGAATAACCTTAAACACTTAAACAATATTCATCCAAAAAGAGAGAATATTGATATGAATTCGTCTACAGTTGCTTGAGAGACCAAACTTGTATTTTGAACAATATTGCCCTCACATAAATGATAGGCTATCATATATGATGAGATTTATCACTATTCAAATTCTTTCAACATAAAATCATCAacatttaaattcaatttatactTAATAACCTTTCTACTAATTTCTTTTCTACTCtcataattaaattcaaatttcaatattaGTTTCTCTTACTGGAAAACACCTCGATCTTTATAAAATCTAATCTTAAAACAAGAGAGTAATAGGAAAATGTTCACACACCCTCTATTTTGCTCGGAAGAAGTCAAacctaataaaagaaaataataacaccataaatttaaactaataatgaTTCATCTTTTCTTAGTTGATCATACACGTGTCACACTGAAAACAACATGCAACAAAGAAAGTTTAAAATCCTAATAAAACAGAGAAACTTACCCAAAAATAAGGTTATGTTTCTAACTATTTATTCGCAtgggattaaaaaaaaaattgttcaaagtATTTAggatttaaaaatttcaaattttagtgagataatgaatttaaagaagtgaataatacaattattttaatttttaatttatagaatttaGAATTAACTTAAAAGAGTTATCAGTCTTCTTCAACTTAAAATTCTCCCCTCCAAATACTCATAAAAACATCTATTTACAATATAATGTTCTTTAACCTTCAACatgttgaaaaacaaatttcaatttaattatcaatatGCAAGAATAAAAATTCAGTTGtacaaaatgaattaaaaagaaattaggaAATTAACTATTgcttttcatatattttaatccTAGATATTACGACAACCAAAACTTCATAAAATCTTCGAATCTGattctaatattaaaattgaaaataagattaaaatcaattgtttTATAAATACCGTCTAAATTAATTCCAaacttttatttgatgtttttataTCTAGTGTTCATTAATCAATATAAACTACAaccatcaatatttttaaaaggataaaattacaaaaaaagtaaaaactaagAGAAGTTAAAATTGCAGATATTTAAAATACTGTGACTGAAAATACAATTAAACccattttttcatatattaatctgatttgaatttaataaaataaatataaaaattatatatctataatttgaacttaaaattactaattaaatcgAATTAATATTAATGCATGTAACAGTGGAACTGATTCATTAATTAGTGGAGACAAACAAACTAGACAATTGCTTCCTGCATCCCGTCAAATTTCTTCCCACACCTCATCAAATATTTGAAATGTCTTAACTAACCTTATgggttatttaatttaatcataatttttcaCCCAGCATGCATAGTTGCATTTTTTGTGTGTCCAAAATGATGGCTTGATGGTCTTATTCAGGTAGTTGTAATGTAAAAGGGAAAATTGATGTTTACCAACTCAGAAAACTCCgttcaacaaagaaaaaaacctTTTCATCAAACTCTTAGACTTCAAACCTTTTCACCTTCATTCCAATATTCTTCTAAATTCTTCCAAATGGTCcattttaatgtattaaaatgataaaCTCTACAAGTCTACAATTATCACCGAGCTTAAAATAGAATTCAAGACAATATTAGCTTTGGTAATTGGTTTCACAATGTAAATCTGCCTAGCATTCAATAAATTGGGCATGCTAAGATGTAAATCTAGTTAGCATCACATTTTGTAATTTCTGATCACTCCATTTTTCAATACAGATGAAGCTTGAGTACTTGGTTCATGAAAATGACACATTTCACTTCATTAAATATTGCATACATATAGAATTTTGCACAGCTACTAAATGCAGTTGAGAAAGGAAACATAAAGGTGAAGACCAGCACATGTTAAGAACAAAAAGCTAGAGCAGAGCTGAAGAACAAATTACTTAGATGACTGCTTCCCTTCCACCTTCAAGCATCTAAACACAAGGTCAAACAGTTTATTCAGATATCCCACACATGTCATTTGTTAGAATTTTCTGCCACTAAACAGATCTGATGACAACCACCACTAAACACGATCATGTTGAGTCAAACCAATCATTCATATGTTGGTTGAAGTTCATATGACAGCACCTTTAGTTAAGGTTGTTGAAGAACTAAATTTAGCTCTTGAGCAGTCTTGGCCAATACGCCACCCCTCCTGCAACCATAAACACCAGGGGAAAGAAAAAACCATGACTCTAGATAAATTGCTGAATGTAAATGTAAATGATCCATGTAGGAATTAAAACACTATCTCCAATTCATaaccttaagacaatggatTTGTAGGTCTGATacttaactttttcatttttaactcaAACTCATACCAGGATTCTTGAGAGTCTTTGATGAGACAAATTAAGAATCAACAACATTAAGTCGATTAATAAAACTGAGAGGAATTGATGCTTATTAAAATCTGTGCCATGAAAAGGACGAGTTTAAAATACAGAACCAGAAACTCGCAAgacttttttgttgtttattgtcAAACCATCAGTCTGTAACAATGGCTATAACATATATATGTCTCTGCAATATTAAAGTTTACATGATTACCTTACTAATATTGGAAGAATCATTCGGATCTTTTGCAGTTGCATGAAGCACTGATTGGAGCATTCTCGCCTGTTCTCAACATTTTCTATGTCAACTAGGTTCACTCACATAGAAACTTTATGAGATAATGAAAGCGACATTATAGTTGATGATGAAGGTCACCTTTGTTCCGCATGTAGATCAACCCCAACAGAGGGAGGAGCTGAAATAGTTGAACGTATTGTTGGACCGAAAACAACAACAAGCTTCAACAGCATATCCAATGACACTTTCACATGTCTGCACTGAGAGAATAGAGTTAGCTTTCGTTTGGACAGGAATTTCACATCTTTTAAGACATGCAAATGCATTGAATTTGAATTAAGCTCATTTcttgttatatttttcaaatgctTTCTTTGTTTAGACAAGAATTCAAATTTTTTGGTTTTGGCTAATGTACGAAGTTATTTGAATATCAAACaattgttaataaataaaatatcaatattcaAAATTGACAATCTCTTTTAGTCGTTCATGGTTGATCTTATTTTTTTAGTCAACAAAGCTTTTACTCATTTGTCATCAACCAAAATTGCTTTGAATGGATGTCATTACAGTTATTTAGGTTAACAAGGatcaaagttaattttacaACATTGTTGATTGTTTGACTTTTCGGTCAACTTAGCTGAAAGATTATCTTTGACCAAAAACAATCTAAGTTAATATTGATCAAGACTTAGTCAATATCAATTGAAAAGTAGTCCTCCCAACAACGTCTGGATtctactaaaatttaattttcctaACACCATGTTAATAAAGAATTACCTTTCTGTCTTGCTATCCAGCAAACCTGTGAGCACCGGAAGTAAGCAAGAAAATAAATCTAAGGTGAGAATCTCCATCTTCACAACAAGGACACTGATAACATCAGCTTGAACCTACATCCAGAGGAAATTATCTTCAATGCTATATATTCAATAACAAAGCCATAAATAACTAGTTAAAGCATTTGATACAGAACAGACAAAGAGCGAAATAGTGACACATGtgcacttaaaaaaaaaaatacgcacAGATTGATCAGGCAGCTTTTCCAAAGCATTGATGGCACCTTTAGTATCATTGCGCTCCCAAAAATGTCGCACTACCTGCAAGTGCACATTGACAACTTGGTGAACGACATTGTTCCACTGATGGCACCTTAAGCATCATTTCTTTCTAGATTTGGCTTCTTTAAAGCATGAGTAAAGTAAGTATTTTCTAGCTGATATTAGTGCATATGTTTAATAATTCACATCCACTGTAgataaaaccaaattataatatataagtagatgTAAACTTCATCTTACTAAACTAATTTGATAGGATTTAGGTTTAAAGTTTGTTGGGTCTCGTGTCACATACTATCGAGTTCTCCCTACTCCATTCTAACTCAAGCTTGGTctaaaagaaaatgatattaatatcTAACTATCTGAACTCACCTGTAATTTTGTCAAACGTGACCGGAGATTGCTTAATGTTACATCATGAGTTTGCAACAGATCTTCAATTATTTCTCCATCATTTGCAGGATTTGAATCCCTTCCAAACTCTGCTTTCTAACATTATATAACAAGATATAGTTGAAAACCATCGCAACAATTTGTAAAATGTGATAATAGCATGACCCAAAAACCAGTGAGTGTGAACTACCCCATTCTTTCAATATATAAGTTTCATAGTTAGACCCAAAAACCAGGAAACCAACAcgaatagaataaaaaatattgatcaatgGTCCAAACTTCCGAGGACAAAGAGATGGTCAAGAAGAGGTTCAATTCCAGAGAAAAAAATCAGAAGCCAAATTACTAAAATTGTAATGCCATGTATACTTTCAGAGCCTTTCTCTAGTAATATCAAATCATGCTAATAGCAGATGCATAACTCAAACAAATGCgtgaaaaaaagaaatcaaattttagattttttgaTTTCTTGATAAATTAAAGATTTCTAAACCTTCAACACTATTCTTAAAAGAGAAGATTTGtattagaaaagaaaacagaTGGCTTGCATGTTTGGGCCAGGTGGATGCCAAACGTACGaacaatttcctttcttttccaCTGAACATGTCTGAGGGAGAAAAATAAGCAACAGATACATGCATCTCAAGTCTAGCATCCTATTCCAATTTATAAGTCATAAAATAGACAACCACACATAAGGTTTTGGCTAAAAAAATTAAGCTAGAGAGAAGAGGCCTGTTTCTAGAGTTCCATAAAGCTTGTTTTTTGTCAAGCTAGAATTTTACCATGAAGTTAATATGCCTATCAGTTTCACTAGTTGTGTTGGGAACAGTGGGCATATTCTTTTTATCTTCGCTGAAAGGAATTATTTCCCCCTTTTCAGATGTTGAGGTGGTAGTGATGGGGGATGCATTAGTTTGATCTTCTTTGAGAAAAATTTCCCTATTTTCAACTGTTGTCGTGGGAGTTGCATTATCTTGATCTTCCTTGGTTGGAGTTATTTCCTTTCTTTCAAACCTCTTAACCAAAGAACGTGTCCTTCCTTGTACAACAGCAACTGCCAAAGGagaattttaatatattcagTTTCCAGGAGTTTTCTTAGTGCAATAAACTACATTGATGGGCTATGGCAAACCTCCATTGGCATATTTAACTGGATTAATGGCGTTGCTGTAAGAAGAGGATTGATTACCTGaaagataataacatattaatcaTGGATGACCATATGGTATTTTCCCATGCTAATAATGACCTAATACACAAGGCATGCCAAGTTTTCAAGAAAAAGTATCAACAAGCTCAATGTCAGGATCACTTTattaaaacacataaaagaGTTTATCTGTCAAGACTTGAGAGTGTTGTCTAACAGTTTACTCAATATTTTTCAGGAGATTGAAGTCAGAAAATAAGAAGCATATCATAGACATAATGAATGGAAGAGAAACAAAAGATTATTAGATTTGGCTTATTTGAGTATATAAGTCTGGAATCAGAGCGACTAGTTGTTATTCAACCAATGAGAAGTCAAATATAGTTCAGGGCAATGATGTCAGACACTAATTTAGCCCATGATATAACCAAGAGAATGGTGGGTAAGTTAACTCATTTTTTGTTGAAATAGAAACATAGACTAGAGAAAGGACATTGCAAGAATAAGATTAAAGAAATATAGGATTTGGCTCCACTAAGGGGAGCTCTTGCATTAGGGGAAGAGAGAGGAACCTAATTAATTGATGAGAAAATAAATTGTTGCTACATGCACATATATAACAAATGGTGGACATGTTAAATCTATCCCTGGATTTTATTAACAGTTGATAACTTGAGATGTCACACTTCTCTCTACAGTGAACTACCCCACTTTAGAGGATCCAAATCCAGAAATGTAATCAGTAACGACATGTATTTGACCTACATAGTGatttgacagaaaaaaaaacttacatttCTCTTGTTCAGAAAATCCATCTGGTGTTAAAGTTTTTTCAAACTTCTCTGCGACACTCTCAATAGGATGTTTATCATCAATAGAGTCTCTGACTTCATTCATTTCGAAGTTAGGATCTGTTGCACTGTCAGAGTTCCTTATAGTATCAACAAATTCTCTAAAATCAATATCTGATGAAAGCCCAtcaaaacatcaaatatatcagtGGATGCTCCCTGAACATGAACTGACTTAAGCAACATCACGACTTCAAAAGCTTTGTTGAGTCCTTACCATTGAGAATGTCCAGAGGTACAACGTTTGACACGATATAAGACTTTCTAAGAGTTTGTTCATTTGATTTTGCTCGAACTCTTGTTGCAGAACTCAAGTTTAACATTTCTTTAGATTCCTCGAGATGATCCATTTTTGGAGAATTATAGGACCTGGATCTTAGTAAGTGATCAGGATTCCCTTCAGAAGCtttatatgagaaaaaaaattgaaaatacatTAGTTGGGGAGCATTCagaattacaaagaaaaaggaaaaactgaCATGGAAGTTTCATATAATCTTACTAAAAAGCTCCTCAAAAAGCTTATATATACTTTATGGTGCAAACTTTATTTTGAAAGCTTTATTCATTCATAATTTTGAAGAAGCTATGGGAAGACAAGAAGGTCTATGGCTTACagtctatatatatattctttatctCTTTTGACTCGTTGTCCACACCATATTCTACTTTCTCCATTTGTCTTCCCTGGAGACTGAGCTTCTGCTCTGTGCTTTCTTTGTTCTCAGTTTCCAAGCCATCACCATATGGCTTGATAAGCTGAtgcattaaaaataacaatcagAATGATAGACTACATATTAGCTTATTGTGTTGTTTGCAGACTAACAAGGATGGAATGACATTCATCATTGAGATAGACACAACAGGAAACGGTGGCTTTGCATTTAAAACTAGCAATTAAAACATCATAAAATTCATAACAGCAGCCAGCCAGCCACATAGTAGGAATTCTACAATCATAGTGTTTTAGTTAAATAGCATACAGATCATGTTTCAAAATTgacaagaaaaaacatataaactaATCTATTGAGGGAGAGTCCTACCGAAATATCTGACACCCATACTCCAACAGAATTACTGTAGAATGAGCAACCCAAAAGCTTTTCATCATGAATACATAAGTCACCAAGTGTTGTCCATCCCATGTCAACAGCATCATGGCATATGACAGGTTCCCATGAATACACCTACAGTAAGTGAGAATTAGATATGAAATCTTTAACCTGTTCAAGCTGTTTACCATTATAATCTAATTATTGGAACAAAAAATACGTACCTTCAAACTATCCTCAAGTCCAGTAAAAAGGGTCCGTCCATCCGGATGAAAAGTTAGTGACCATACCCCTGAAACCTAACACAAGgtactttatatttattagaaattagtattttgtataaatttttgtgAGTCTGTTCATGTCCATGCATATCTTGGAAATAAATGTACAGGCTTACactagaagaaagaaaaaaccaaCAAATACATCTACCATACTACAATTGCAACTAAGTTACATCACAGAATATGActtaaaacacaaaacacaataCATTACGCACATCTGTAGGATTAACAACTGGGCATAATACACTACAAATTTCAAGTTACAGAAACAAATTAACTTTGAAGTTTGAAGAGTATAAAAAAATTGGGGAAATATTCTAGGTTACAACTAAAGGAATCATTTAGTAGTATTTAGAAACTACCCACAACAATGTTATGGCAAACTGGTAAAAAATGTGCCAAGCACGTTAACCATTAAAACAGGTTATCTAGGAGTTTTCACTTTCCATGAATGATAGTAGTGGTATGACACTGATTTACAGCAAAAAACTCAATTGATAAGAGGCAGATTTGGAACCAGaatttatgatttataaattGGTATAATTGATTCCTTTGAAACAGAAGAAAAACACTTTGGCAAGATTAGATACCTCATGTCTACTGGATCCAATCAGTTCAAAGGTTTCTAAATCCCAAAATTTCACTGTTCTGTCTGCCGAACctgtaaataaaattatgaattcttaattttttgcCCAACTTTATGACTTCAATGAATAGTTTCAATATAAATGATTTGGTCAATATAACAGCTTATATCCTTCAAGGTCAAGTCACATGGTTCAATGAACCATGACAAGAGAACATAAATTTTCGTATAGATGTCAAATTCAATCACATATTTCAGGAACAGCGATATAtagagatgaagatgaagatgaagatgaagatgaaagtatttgagaaatataataaaataatagcaGTTCAgcaaagatgaagatgaaagtAAGGTAATAGCTGTGGCAACAAAGACAGATCCCTGTCAACAGTGATTGTGGTCATGATGACACTATGAAAGAAGGaagatttttattcaaattgattTCTGTGAAACAGTACATCAGCATCTACATATATAGAGTACTCTAACCCTAAagtaataattagaaaaatatctCTAGAACCTTTTTACAGTTTCTAACAACTTGTAGTAGAAAACTTAATATCCTACTAACAACACTGTATGCATCATTGCATGTTTGGATATGTTTTATTATGGTTGGGAATGttcaatctaaaataatttCGTAAGAATGAGTATGTTTTGAATAGTAAATTACATTTGGATGTAACATTTCTAGAATGGAAACAGTGCTTTCTGTTTTGTATAAATATACATACTTCATTACATCCATATTAGTCACACTGAAAATGAAGTTCCCCAAGAACGCATTTTACACAGTACttttaacattttgtttttcaaaatgcACTCTTGACCCAAGCTTGCGTTTTGAGTTGTTAACGAAACTAGATCCGACACCACCCAAAACATGTTAAGGGGGCTAGACCAGAATGCATTCTGGGTAACCCTAGTTGAGTTTTTGAAGAGGCTCAAATATGTTATCGGTCCCTCTACATACGAGAATTAGTTGCGTAAATTTCCATTATGTTTGAACAGCCATCTAGCCTAAGTAGATTATCATTTGGTGCACTTGAAACAACATTATAATTACAAAACAGGGAACATCATAATTTTTTGTGCACATGCATGATTATCTACTGTTCCAAGCTGCTTTAAGGCACACCAACACACCTGTAGCCAGAAGAAACTCAAGAGGATGGAAGTCTAGGGACCTAATGTGTCCTTCATGGAACTTGAAGTCATGCAAGAGCTTTCCACCGGTTAGATCCCAGACCTGTATATTTAATAAGTTAGATATGTAACTTATTCATAGAACAGTAGTAAGAGTTATACAATTATAAGGTCTGCCACAGAAAACTTCAAGATATTACCTTCACAACATTATCAAATCCACCAGAAACAACCCAACGACCATCTGGACTGAATTTGATAGTACTAATGGCCTGGCTATGGCCCTTGTATGTATGAATACATCCTTTTTTTCGGATATCCCAAATATTTAGATTAGTGTCTGAGGAGCCTGATGCAAAAAATTCTCCAAAGGGATGAAACTCAACAGCAGTGCAATTGGTTCTGTGTCCGGTAAGAGTGCGAAGCACTATACTTCAAGAACAATTGCACACATATTACTAGATTGTTGAGAAATTGGTAAATGCATGAACCTTACATTTCACCCATCAATTCATAAAACTCAACTTGGACTGATAACAGTTCTTCTAGATGCCAGTATAATCCTATGCATGCAAATTAGATAGTGTAACTCAATTCTTCAATCAAATAATTGCCTGTTTATGATCAGCAAGTTTGCCTTTTTTCTCTAGCATAAAAGTCTGATGCTCTATAAATAAGTATACAGTCCATGGATTCAGAATATACTAATTAACTTACTCTTTGCTTCCTGTAAATCCCAAAGCTTTATAACCCCCGATGATGCTCCAGAAAGAACCAAAATTTCTGCTGAGTCAAAAGTCACAGATTCAACTGTAGTAGTGTGACCACACAAACTCTGCATGTATTTACATTAAGATAAGACTGTCACGTTTAAAGCTCTAATTGTTATGCTGCTATCATAAGAAACTCAGACCCATATTACAAAGGGAATCCAATCAGAGAAAAAAATGCAGATGATAGATTACTATGATCAATGtatggtttgaagtttgaagttACTACCACGAAATCTGTTCGGATAGCCCAAAACTAAGATAAATCAAACCCAACATTCCCTATTTCAAGGATATTACACTTTCAGGCTTAAAGTTCAGTTTACTCTCAAGaactttttttcccttttccccACCTGCACGTTTGAGATCATACAGTTCAGTCTTCATTCATCTTGGTTTGATTCAATTTCTCATTTGCAACTTTCAAGCTAGTCATTTGGCAAAAAACAAAACTAGCATCAGACTTGTACAATGATCATTGAATTGGCCACTAAGGAAATTCCCCGTTTTGGTGAAAAGGGCATCTTGGCATTATGTTTGTACAATCCCACATGCCCACTCTATCATTGAATCCCATAAAATATGTACAAGatgagatgaaaaaaaaagtgataatattGGTAAATAGATTTAAAGGATCCTgattttggtaaaaaaattgaaaagatgcATTACTTGAGTAAAAATCTTGCTTTCTATTATGCTCCATCATTGTTTTACCATGCCAGTTTCAGTCCAAATGTAAGCCTGTCAATTTATATGAACTGAAAGCAAGTCCTCAGTGAGA contains:
- the LOC108338458 gene encoding katanin p80 WD40 repeat-containing subunit B1 homolog KTN80.2 isoform X1, yielding MAKTGYKLQEFVAHSGNVNCLKIGRKASRLFITGGDDHNVNLWMIGKATSLMSLCGHTTTVESVTFDSAEILVLSGASSGVIKLWDLQEAKMLRTLTGHRTNCTAVEFHPFGEFFASGSSDTNLNIWDIRKKGCIHTYKGHSQAISTIKFSPDGRWVVSGGFDNVVKVWDLTGGKLLHDFKFHEGHIRSLDFHPLEFLLATGSADRTVKFWDLETFELIGSSRHEVSGVWSLTFHPDGRTLFTGLEDSLKVYSWEPVICHDAVDMGWTTLGDLCIHDEKLLGCSFYSNSVGVWVSDISLIKPYGDGLETENKESTEQKLSLQGRQMEKVEYGVDNESKEIKNIYIDSSEGNPDHLLRSRSYNSPKMDHLEESKEMLNLSSATRVRAKSNEQTLRKSYIVSNVVPLDILNDIDFREFVDTIRNSDSATDPNFEMNEVRDSIDDKHPIESVAEKFEKTLTPDGFSEQEKCNQSSSYSNAINPVKYANGVAVVQGRTRSLVKRFERKEITPTKEDQDNATPTTTVENREIFLKEDQTNASPITTTSTSEKGEIIPFSEDKKNMPTVPNTTSETDRHINFMKAEFGRDSNPANDGEIIEDLLQTHDVTLSNLRSRLTKLQVVRHFWERNDTKGAINALEKLPDQSVQADVISVLVVKMEILTLDLFSCLLPVLTGLLDSKTERHVKVSLDMLLKLVVVFGPTIRSTISAPPSVGVDLHAEQRRECSNQCFMQLQKIRMILPILVRRGGVLAKTAQELNLVLQQP
- the LOC108338458 gene encoding katanin p80 WD40 repeat-containing subunit B1 homolog KTN80.2 isoform X2 produces the protein MAKTGYKLQEFVAHSGNVNCLKIGRKASRLFITGGDDHNVNLWMIGKATSLMSLCGHTTTVESVTFDSAEILVLSGASSGVIKLWDLQEAKMLRTLTGHRTNCTAVEFHPFGEFFASGSSDTNLNIWDIRKKGCIHTYKGHSQAISTIKFSPDGRWVVSGGFDNVVKVWDLTGGKLLHDFKFHEGHIRSLDFHPLEFLLATGSADRTVKFWDLETFELIGSSRHEVSGVWSLTFHPDGRTLFTGLEDSLKVYSWEPVICHDAVDMGWTTLGDLCIHDEKLLGCSFYSNSVGVWVSDISLIKPYGDGLETENKESTEQKLSLQGRQMEKVEYGVDNESKEIKNIYIDSSEGNPDHLLRSRSYNSPKMDHLEESKEMLNLSSATRVRAKSNEQTLRKSYIVSNVVPLDILNDIDFREFVDTIRNSDSATDPNFEMNEVRDSIDDKHPIESVAEKFEKTLTPDGFSEQEKCNQSSSYSNAINPVKYANGVAVVQGRTRSLVKRFERKEITPTKEDQDNATPTTTVENREIFLKEDQTNASPITTTSTSEKGEIIPFSEDKKNMPTVPNTTSETDRHINFMKAEFGRDSNPANDGEIIEDLLQTHDVTLSNLRSRLTKLQVVRHFWERNDTKGAINALEKLPDQSVQADVISVLVVKMEILTLDLFSCLLPVLTGLLDSKTESADM